One segment of Ignavibacteria bacterium DNA contains the following:
- a CDS encoding T9SS type A sorting domain-containing protein, which translates to MNRRYALWGNSAKLSVVILLAALIGLGSQVLHAQTNKPELPTLSLTGSGGGWNQTYYPDGRIWTSSRGANGDRELLVPVFIKNCWRSTADYDAFPIYSFKFKVQYDSTALEMIGIDKNGPLRGPQFTPLGCLGRDFEYTTFVARDTTYQSVISAPIQNRLRGKRVMVTAVSAKPLPQTGDVTQPCDQRPYTELVYLRFRVVANPNLNQESARTPIILTNDTLFYNDFQMGKEITFPGDVAPGEFAGLGGVDNYYIDGIGQEQIRDPLRPSKPGMIWLEVTDISPRLSFTNVANPSFRLVDSVDQSNGSQWFVVDPITIDYGNTYDDQPNGMGTRDIDVINAVTGTRAYEIMVQSDSKWLKFRSFLKGGQGELNPFPQPVREGYIQYMDKGILGTTLGVTPFGDPTVGQRDLNFRLICDPNELPNGDEQEVCGTYVGYVSFKSTSLEVSPVRLKVTFIYFRTPYEPNVFDENESWKRGQEFLGRGVTLEIRNSNSPIERTYITFGVGNRATDMVDTLFGETVYVNALNSFGARWYPMDKDGQPIYQYGLGDLFSATAQRPKSASRDIRSIYTDTTLLYTCRFNAGSALNYPVVVSWDTDEFTPESDLFIRDILNGSRFNVNMREGTVTGGSRRSFTIRDADIDAFVIEYTLPKVARFPVINKGWNLLSVPVNPSSSYWKDIFKNALNIPIRFAQNSYQTNETSLQPGHGYFVKYSDEIDKTVAGSRIRYINEATYQTRVYDGWNTIGSLSSPTSTENVTLLPFGSGAFPAIIGDIYGYVTNRGYIAVSEIQPGLGYWMKISGQAYLSMCCGTLQKSGVNFSGVRESIKANATRVMISDDAENVGEVFVAQQGTLEARNVFELPPLPPNNLFDVRFSNHTYINDDVNPMIQLQGATFPINVVVNNPSRSYVVTNPISGAVLGTIVAGRNNTITITDSRTPYIRLMGQEADLTELTVSVSPNPTSTVGMVNVTVPQSGRVTVALYDAVGQLVSTIVDEEKTAGIYGFDMNAASLAQGRYIVKVTMNGTTATNSVSVVR; encoded by the coding sequence ATGAATCGTCGATATGCTCTTTGGGGTAATAGCGCTAAGCTTAGCGTAGTTATCCTGCTTGCAGCATTGATCGGCCTCGGTTCGCAAGTGCTGCATGCACAAACGAACAAGCCCGAGTTGCCGACGCTCTCGCTGACAGGTTCTGGAGGAGGCTGGAACCAAACGTATTATCCTGACGGCCGCATCTGGACGTCAAGCCGCGGCGCAAATGGCGATCGTGAACTTCTTGTTCCGGTCTTCATCAAGAACTGCTGGCGGTCGACTGCTGATTATGACGCCTTCCCGATCTATAGCTTCAAATTCAAGGTTCAGTACGACAGTACAGCTCTTGAAATGATCGGTATCGATAAGAATGGACCACTCCGTGGCCCACAATTCACGCCACTTGGTTGCTTGGGTCGTGATTTCGAGTACACAACGTTTGTTGCTCGCGACACAACGTATCAAAGTGTTATCTCGGCTCCGATTCAGAACCGCCTTCGTGGTAAGCGTGTGATGGTGACAGCTGTTTCAGCAAAGCCACTCCCGCAGACCGGTGATGTAACACAACCTTGTGATCAGCGCCCATACACTGAACTGGTGTACTTGCGCTTCCGTGTTGTAGCGAATCCGAATCTGAACCAAGAAAGTGCTCGTACACCGATCATCCTGACCAACGACACTCTCTTCTACAACGACTTCCAAATGGGCAAGGAAATCACCTTCCCTGGTGACGTTGCTCCTGGTGAGTTTGCAGGTCTTGGTGGCGTAGACAACTACTACATCGATGGTATTGGTCAAGAGCAAATTCGTGACCCACTTCGTCCTTCCAAGCCTGGTATGATCTGGCTTGAAGTAACGGATATCTCGCCACGTTTGTCCTTCACAAACGTTGCAAATCCTTCGTTCCGTCTTGTTGACTCCGTTGACCAATCAAACGGTTCACAGTGGTTCGTTGTTGATCCGATCACGATCGATTATGGCAATACATACGATGATCAGCCAAACGGCATGGGTACGCGTGACATTGACGTTATCAACGCAGTGACAGGTACGCGTGCTTATGAGATCATGGTTCAGTCAGATTCAAAGTGGTTGAAGTTCCGTTCATTCCTCAAGGGTGGACAGGGCGAACTGAATCCATTCCCACAGCCAGTACGCGAAGGTTACATCCAGTATATGGATAAGGGTATCCTTGGCACAACACTTGGTGTAACACCATTCGGTGATCCAACTGTTGGTCAGCGTGACCTTAACTTCCGTCTGATCTGCGATCCGAACGAACTTCCAAACGGTGATGAGCAAGAAGTATGCGGTACCTATGTTGGGTACGTATCCTTCAAGTCAACTTCACTTGAGGTTTCGCCAGTTCGTCTCAAGGTTACCTTCATCTACTTCCGTACTCCATACGAGCCTAACGTCTTCGATGAGAACGAAAGTTGGAAGCGCGGTCAAGAGTTCCTCGGTCGCGGTGTAACACTTGAAATCCGTAACTCCAACAGCCCAATTGAACGCACGTACATCACGTTCGGTGTTGGCAACCGTGCAACAGACATGGTAGACACCCTGTTCGGTGAAACTGTTTATGTGAACGCACTCAATTCATTCGGTGCTCGCTGGTACCCAATGGACAAAGACGGTCAACCGATCTATCAGTATGGTCTTGGTGATCTCTTCTCTGCTACGGCACAACGTCCAAAGAGTGCATCACGTGACATCCGTTCGATCTACACAGACACGACTCTTCTGTACACTTGCCGCTTCAATGCCGGAAGTGCACTGAACTACCCAGTTGTTGTTTCGTGGGATACAGACGAATTCACACCTGAATCCGATCTCTTCATCCGTGACATCCTTAATGGTTCGCGCTTCAACGTGAACATGCGTGAAGGTACGGTCACCGGTGGATCACGTCGTTCGTTCACGATCCGTGATGCTGACATTGATGCATTCGTTATCGAGTACACGCTTCCAAAGGTTGCTCGCTTCCCTGTCATCAACAAGGGTTGGAACCTTCTCTCGGTTCCCGTGAACCCATCGTCGAGCTACTGGAAGGACATCTTCAAGAACGCTCTGAACATCCCGATTCGTTTTGCACAAAACTCGTATCAGACAAACGAAACAAGTCTCCAGCCAGGCCATGGATACTTTGTGAAGTATTCTGATGAGATCGACAAGACGGTTGCTGGATCGCGTATCCGCTACATCAACGAGGCTACGTATCAAACACGTGTCTATGATGGATGGAACACGATCGGTTCGCTTTCGTCGCCAACTTCGACAGAGAACGTTACACTTCTGCCATTCGGCTCAGGTGCCTTCCCTGCAATCATTGGTGACATCTATGGCTACGTGACGAACCGTGGCTATATCGCAGTCTCTGAGATCCAGCCAGGCCTCGGCTACTGGATGAAGATCAGCGGTCAAGCATACCTTTCGATGTGCTGTGGTACACTTCAAAAGAGCGGTGTTAACTTCTCTGGTGTTCGCGAATCGATCAAGGCGAATGCAACACGCGTTATGATCAGTGATGATGCTGAGAACGTTGGCGAAGTATTCGTTGCACAGCAAGGAACACTCGAAGCACGTAACGTCTTCGAACTTCCACCGCTTCCACCGAACAATCTCTTCGACGTTCGTTTCTCAAATCACACGTACATCAATGACGATGTGAATCCAATGATCCAGCTTCAAGGTGCTACGTTCCCGATCAACGTTGTTGTAAACAACCCAAGCCGCTCGTACGTTGTAACGAACCCGATCTCGGGTGCAGTTCTCGGAACGATCGTTGCTGGGCGCAATAACACGATCACGATCACAGACAGTCGTACACCGTACATCCGTCTGATGGGTCAAGAAGCAGATCTTACAGAGCTTACTGTTTCTGTATCCCCGAACCCGACAAGCACAGTCGGTATGGTGAACGTAACAGTACCTCAGTCAGGTCGCGTAACAGTAGCCCTGTATGATGCAGTTGGTCAACTCGTCTCGACGATCGTCGACGAAGAGAAGACTGCTGGTATCTATGGCTTCGACATGAACGCCGCTTCGCTTGCACAAGGTCGCTACATCGTTAAGGTTACGATGAACGGCACAACAGCAACGAACTCGGTCTCCGTCGTTCGCTAA
- a CDS encoding glycosyltransferase, whose protein sequence is MKYSIIVAVFNRPDELDELLESLTQQSFTDFEVIIVEDGSTVSSESVCTRYNGRLTIRYFFKDNSGPGPSRNYGCRRASGDYFLFIDSDCTVPPHYLSSIDAAVTDKGLDAFGGPDREHERFTPTQKAISYAMTSILTTGGIRGGKVRVGGAFHPRSFNMGISRDVFNATDGFARMRFGEDVEFSIRMMSMGYNVQLIPDAWVYHKRRTDLKKFFKQVHNSGIARINITLRHPGTLKITHFFPTAFTLYVVFAMGYTLFMPYGWTTLVPLLVYTLALFAESSLRYRSVLAGLRCISASFVQLIGYGTGFIRGMFWRVILNKPEQGAFEKTFYE, encoded by the coding sequence ATGAAGTACTCCATCATCGTGGCCGTGTTCAACCGGCCGGACGAACTCGACGAATTACTCGAGAGCCTCACGCAGCAGTCCTTTACGGACTTTGAGGTCATCATCGTTGAGGACGGCTCTACCGTATCCTCCGAATCCGTTTGCACACGCTATAACGGTAGGCTCACCATCCGTTATTTCTTCAAGGACAATAGCGGTCCCGGTCCGTCGCGGAATTACGGTTGCCGACGTGCCTCGGGCGACTACTTCCTCTTTATCGATTCTGATTGCACAGTGCCCCCTCACTACCTCTCCTCTATCGATGCAGCGGTCACGGATAAGGGGCTTGATGCATTCGGTGGACCGGACAGGGAACACGAGCGGTTCACACCAACGCAGAAGGCCATCAGCTATGCCATGACGTCGATCCTGACAACCGGTGGCATTCGCGGTGGCAAGGTTCGCGTTGGGGGGGCATTCCATCCGCGATCATTCAACATGGGGATCTCCCGCGACGTCTTCAATGCCACAGATGGTTTTGCTCGCATGCGGTTCGGTGAGGACGTAGAGTTCAGCATCCGCATGATGTCTATGGGGTATAACGTTCAGCTCATCCCAGATGCATGGGTCTACCACAAGCGCAGAACCGATCTGAAGAAATTCTTCAAGCAAGTGCACAACAGCGGGATCGCGCGCATCAACATCACACTGCGTCACCCCGGCACGTTGAAGATCACCCATTTCTTCCCAACTGCATTTACACTGTATGTGGTGTTTGCAATGGGCTACACGCTCTTCATGCCGTATGGCTGGACAACACTCGTACCGTTGCTCGTGTATACACTGGCCCTCTTTGCAGAAAGCTCTCTCCGCTATCGCTCTGTTCTTGCTGGACTACGATGCATATCGGCATCATTCGTTCAGCTCATCGGCTACGGCACGGGATTTATACGCGGAATGTTCTGGCGCGTGATCCTCAATAAACCAGAGCAAGGGGCGTTCGAGAAAACGTTTTATGAATAG
- a CDS encoding glycosyltransferase family 2 protein codes for MSEEQQGHRPSRRRRPRRRPDGTSPDVHRVEGQRQEQPRQEQPRQEQPRQEQPRQEQPRHEQPRQEHPRQDHPRPDFQRRDQSRHQHSRGDRRPRVEQLGSSSVSVVVPLLNEAESLPELAKQLESVLERVARGRYEVLFIDDGSTDDSFGVIQDLHTRNNRFKAIRFRTNHGKSAALAIGFAESKGDIVITMDADLQDDPAEIPALISKLDEGFDLVSGWKRKRHDPWHKTIPSKLFNSVTSRMSGIKLHDFNCGLKAYRRDVVNSVQVYGEMHRYIPALAHWEGFRVTEIPVQHRARQFGSSKFGMSRFLKGYLDLLTVMFTTRYIKRPLHFFGAVGSLFAIVGLITDLYLVVEWFLGHTSLSNRPLALFGVAMIIVGVQLISIGLIGELIVKNNLEHQRFSVRERLT; via the coding sequence ATGAGTGAAGAACAACAAGGTCATAGGCCATCACGCAGGCGCCGACCACGACGTCGGCCAGACGGTACGTCACCCGACGTACATCGCGTTGAAGGCCAACGTCAGGAGCAGCCGCGTCAGGAGCAACCACGTCAGGAGCAGCCACGTCAGGAGCAACCACGTCAGGAGCAACCACGACACGAGCAACCACGTCAGGAACATCCGCGCCAGGATCATCCACGTCCGGACTTCCAACGACGTGATCAGTCGAGACACCAACACTCTCGCGGCGATAGACGTCCACGTGTTGAGCAACTAGGGAGTTCTTCTGTTTCTGTGGTCGTCCCACTGCTTAATGAGGCGGAGTCGCTCCCAGAACTTGCGAAACAGCTTGAAAGTGTCCTTGAGCGTGTGGCGCGCGGTCGCTATGAGGTTCTTTTCATTGACGACGGGTCTACGGATGACTCGTTTGGTGTGATCCAGGATCTTCATACACGGAATAATCGCTTCAAGGCGATACGTTTCCGAACAAACCATGGAAAATCGGCTGCACTTGCTATTGGCTTTGCCGAAAGTAAGGGCGACATCGTGATCACGATGGATGCAGATCTCCAGGATGATCCCGCCGAGATCCCAGCCTTGATCTCGAAACTCGATGAAGGCTTCGATCTAGTTTCCGGTTGGAAGCGTAAGCGTCACGACCCATGGCACAAGACGATCCCTTCAAAGCTCTTCAACTCCGTTACGTCGCGAATGAGCGGGATCAAGCTGCATGACTTCAACTGCGGTCTTAAAGCGTACCGTCGCGATGTGGTCAATAGCGTGCAGGTGTACGGTGAGATGCATCGTTACATCCCGGCATTAGCACATTGGGAGGGTTTTCGCGTAACGGAGATTCCTGTTCAGCACAGAGCTCGACAATTCGGCTCCTCGAAATTCGGTATGAGCCGGTTCTTGAAGGGATATCTCGATCTTTTGACGGTAATGTTCACTACACGGTACATCAAACGCCCCTTACACTTCTTTGGAGCTGTAGGGTCGCTTTTTGCTATTGTTGGACTCATCACGGATCTCTATCTGGTGGTTGAGTGGTTTCTAGGCCATACATCCCTCAGTAATCGTCCACTTGCCCTCTTTGGAGTGGCGATGATCATCGTGGGCGTTCAGCTGATCTCCATCGGTCTCATTGGAGAACTCATCGTTAAGAACAACCTCGAACATCAGAGATTCAGCGTTCGTGAACGACTGACGTAA
- a CDS encoding glycosyltransferase, protein MKTVLVIAYHFPPGGGPGVQRVLKHVTYLREAGWRPVVLTVENGDFPARDESLLEKIPSDVTVVRVPILEPYDLYRRFMGNKGSAIDVNVNKSSSEQRGWKERITNWIRATLFIPDARVGWLLTAVKKGLEMVKEHHVDAIYSSSPPYTCALIARSIKRTTGLPWVAGFRDPWTEFLTTPDRWFLPAAIDRSLERSVFSEADLVECAWTGIIDDAMRKYPELDRSKFRHVPNGFDASDFPQVSYNRNDRFTVTYTGSMYGRRTPKAFLAALDLLAESGRVRPEEIHLRFVGRFGDEVHEMLDHSRFAPSIERIGYVPHDVSIGYLMQSEASLLIVDDAKESAEIVPGKVYEYLGVGRPIIALAPGGSAIANLIKETSAGDSAAQDNVEGIAEIVGTFLDRWRRGEEITHPNASEIVKYERRAAALQLGSMLHELQHP, encoded by the coding sequence ATGAAGACCGTTCTCGTTATTGCCTATCATTTCCCTCCCGGTGGCGGACCAGGTGTTCAGCGTGTTCTGAAGCATGTTACCTACCTCCGAGAAGCCGGTTGGCGTCCGGTGGTGTTAACAGTAGAGAACGGCGACTTCCCGGCTCGAGACGAATCACTCCTAGAGAAGATCCCTTCTGACGTAACAGTTGTGCGTGTGCCCATCCTGGAGCCCTATGACCTCTATCGCAGGTTCATGGGTAACAAAGGAAGCGCGATCGATGTGAACGTGAATAAGTCCAGCTCCGAACAACGTGGCTGGAAGGAACGCATCACAAATTGGATCCGTGCCACGCTGTTCATCCCCGATGCCCGAGTTGGCTGGCTCCTAACAGCCGTGAAAAAGGGGCTTGAGATGGTGAAGGAACATCACGTCGATGCCATTTACAGCTCGTCTCCGCCATACACCTGTGCCCTGATCGCCCGATCGATCAAGCGTACCACAGGATTACCGTGGGTGGCCGGGTTCCGGGATCCCTGGACCGAGTTCCTCACAACGCCCGACCGTTGGTTCTTGCCGGCAGCAATAGATCGATCACTTGAACGATCCGTTTTCAGCGAAGCCGATCTTGTTGAGTGTGCTTGGACGGGGATCATCGACGATGCAATGCGGAAGTATCCCGAGCTTGATCGGTCGAAATTCCGACACGTCCCCAATGGCTTTGATGCGTCGGACTTTCCACAGGTCTCCTATAATCGAAACGATCGATTCACTGTGACCTATACAGGATCCATGTACGGCAGACGCACGCCAAAGGCCTTCCTCGCCGCCCTGGATCTTTTGGCGGAGAGTGGGCGCGTTAGACCTGAGGAGATCCATCTGCGTTTTGTTGGACGATTCGGTGACGAAGTGCACGAAATGCTCGATCATTCGCGCTTTGCCCCCTCCATCGAACGGATCGGCTATGTCCCGCACGATGTGAGCATTGGATACCTGATGCAGAGCGAGGCCTCGCTCCTTATCGTCGATGATGCAAAGGAGAGTGCAGAGATCGTGCCCGGCAAGGTCTATGAATACCTCGGTGTTGGACGTCCGATCATTGCATTGGCTCCTGGCGGAAGTGCGATCGCTAACCTGATCAAGGAGACGTCTGCAGGAGATAGTGCAGCCCAGGACAACGTAGAAGGGATCGCTGAGATCGTCGGCACGTTTCTTGATCGTTGGAGAAGGGGCGAGGAGATCACACACCCGAACGCCTCTGAGATCGTCAAGTATGAACGCCGTGCTGCGGCACTTCAGCTTGGCTCCATGTTACACGAATTGCAACACCCATGA
- a CDS encoding MFS transporter has product MVLRSQDTDTSSRIWLTVLVCGLGYFVDIYDLILFSIVRPESLRAIGVLPTQMQDASEIILNAQMVGMLIGGLLFGALADKRGRLSVLLASILMYSVMNIANAFVSSVPMYAMFRFLSGIGLAGELGVAITLVSEVMPKHSRGYGTTIVASMGILGAVGAYVVHQLSDWRVAFIIGGVMGLCLLVMRVRVRESGMFNKIEDAPVARGNVFMIFTRQRIGTYLSSVAIGVPIWYVIGILVTFAPEFTKEGGGSTEILAGQAVMWAYVGLAAGDLVSGLISQFLKSRRRTILLFLVLTSAAIAWYLFTPAKSAALTYLQTGVLGFAVGYWAVFVTTAAEQFGTNLRATVATTIPNVVRGGLIPALLVFAALRKSDAVLFSGQPLVSSAVIVGGVTMLIAFIGLVFLKETYGKELDYLER; this is encoded by the coding sequence ATGGTTCTACGTTCTCAGGATACTGACACCTCGTCTCGCATCTGGCTTACTGTTCTAGTTTGCGGATTGGGGTACTTCGTTGACATCTACGACCTGATCCTCTTTTCGATCGTCCGCCCCGAATCTCTGAGAGCCATCGGCGTTCTCCCAACGCAGATGCAGGATGCCAGTGAGATCATCCTCAATGCTCAGATGGTGGGTATGCTCATTGGCGGATTGCTGTTCGGTGCCTTGGCTGATAAGCGAGGCAGGCTGTCCGTTCTGCTCGCCAGCATCCTCATGTATTCGGTGATGAACATCGCCAACGCCTTTGTCTCCAGCGTGCCGATGTATGCCATGTTCCGGTTTCTGTCCGGAATCGGTCTGGCCGGTGAGCTCGGTGTGGCCATTACGCTGGTGAGCGAGGTGATGCCCAAACATTCCCGCGGCTACGGAACCACCATCGTTGCCTCCATGGGCATCCTGGGGGCTGTAGGGGCCTATGTGGTCCATCAACTGTCAGATTGGCGCGTAGCCTTCATCATCGGCGGTGTGATGGGCCTATGCCTCTTGGTGATGCGCGTCCGTGTTCGAGAATCCGGCATGTTCAACAAGATCGAGGACGCCCCGGTGGCACGCGGGAACGTCTTTATGATCTTCACCCGACAGCGGATAGGTACCTACCTCTCCAGTGTGGCCATTGGTGTTCCCATATGGTACGTGATCGGTATTCTGGTGACGTTTGCCCCAGAATTCACAAAGGAGGGAGGGGGCTCTACAGAGATCCTTGCCGGACAAGCCGTGATGTGGGCCTATGTTGGACTTGCGGCAGGGGATCTGGTGAGTGGACTCATCAGTCAGTTCCTGAAAAGCAGACGCAGGACCATCCTTCTCTTCCTTGTCCTCACCTCCGCAGCCATTGCATGGTACTTGTTCACGCCTGCTAAATCTGCTGCGCTCACCTATCTGCAGACCGGAGTATTAGGATTTGCTGTTGGGTACTGGGCGGTGTTTGTAACAACAGCTGCAGAACAGTTTGGAACCAACCTGCGCGCTACTGTTGCCACCACCATTCCGAATGTTGTTCGCGGTGGTCTGATCCCGGCTCTCTTGGTGTTTGCAGCCCTTCGTAAGAGCGATGCAGTGCTGTTCAGTGGTCAGCCCCTTGTCTCCAGTGCCGTGATCGTAGGGGGCGTCACAATGCTCATCGCCTTCATCGGACTTGTATTTCTCAAGGAAACCTACGGCAAGGAACTCGACTACCTAGAACGGTAG
- a CDS encoding cytidine deaminase — translation MKKEIDPKLVEAAVAAAIEAREHAYAPYSAFRVGSAVVDADGGIHVGCNVENASYGLTNCAERAAVAAATVAGRRDLILCVVVMDTASPAAPCGACRQVLSECSVSMPVLCTTPSRNDVWHDLHDLLPNAFGPDSF, via the coding sequence ATGAAGAAGGAGATAGACCCGAAACTAGTAGAAGCAGCCGTTGCTGCTGCCATTGAGGCCAGAGAACATGCGTATGCCCCGTACTCTGCGTTTCGTGTTGGTTCGGCCGTTGTGGATGCCGATGGAGGCATTCACGTAGGGTGCAATGTAGAGAACGCAAGCTATGGACTCACGAACTGTGCCGAACGGGCTGCTGTTGCAGCGGCAACTGTAGCCGGACGCAGGGATCTGATCCTCTGCGTGGTTGTGATGGACACAGCGTCCCCTGCAGCCCCCTGCGGAGCCTGCAGACAGGTCTTGAGTGAGTGTTCGGTCTCCATGCCCGTTCTCTGTACAACTCCTTCCAGAAATGATGTGTGGCATGATCTGCACGATCTGCTCCCAAATGCCTTTGGTCCTGATTCATTCTGA
- a CDS encoding class I SAM-dependent methyltransferase — MSPLPKDLVDQVAQMDLHPRTIRNVRMQYRLAEHTLIPWLRGLGQLPTNAAVCEIGCAEGGVLAAFAQLGASYTLGTDIQGALLTQISDPLWRGLGLNMEFTQHDVIYEEIPPEWRARFDIVLLRDVIEHLDDPAIALKNIARLLKPGGVVLVTFPPYTSAFGGHQQLMGTKAGAIPFLHMLPWSVFGGFVKGGDPVNQEELERLHTIRCSARKVLSSAHAAGLRVRSERYFGLRPVFRWKYQRPIPSFEITALRSIPGVRALAMEAAFVFQLPA; from the coding sequence ATGAGCCCCCTCCCTAAAGATCTTGTAGACCAGGTCGCACAGATGGACCTGCACCCACGTACGATCCGCAATGTGCGGATGCAGTACCGTCTTGCTGAACACACTCTTATTCCGTGGCTGCGGGGTCTGGGACAGTTACCGACCAATGCTGCAGTGTGCGAGATCGGATGTGCCGAGGGTGGGGTACTTGCTGCTTTTGCTCAACTCGGTGCGTCATATACCTTGGGTACAGATATTCAAGGGGCTCTCCTCACGCAAATAAGTGATCCGTTGTGGAGGGGGTTGGGACTGAACATGGAGTTCACACAGCACGATGTGATCTATGAAGAGATACCGCCCGAGTGGAGAGCACGGTTTGATATCGTGCTGTTGCGTGATGTGATCGAACACCTCGATGATCCGGCCATTGCCCTGAAGAACATCGCTCGTTTGCTCAAACCGGGCGGCGTGGTGTTGGTAACGTTCCCACCGTATACCTCGGCCTTTGGCGGACATCAACAGCTGATGGGAACTAAGGCCGGAGCGATCCCATTCCTCCACATGCTTCCGTGGTCCGTGTTTGGCGGCTTTGTGAAGGGCGGAGACCCCGTGAACCAAGAGGAATTGGAAAGACTCCATACCATACGCTGCTCGGCGCGGAAGGTGCTGTCCTCAGCACACGCAGCCGGACTTCGTGTTCGCTCTGAACGGTACTTCGGACTGCGTCCGGTGTTTCGTTGGAAGTACCAACGTCCTATCCCGAGCTTTGAGATAACCGCTCTCCGATCGATCCCGGGCGTTCGCGCCTTGGCGATGGAGGCCGCATTTGTCTTTCAGTTGCCTGCATGA
- a CDS encoding T9SS type A sorting domain-containing protein — protein sequence MLRLSSFLTGLFFAVGSSMCFAQTVEFPISFINVSPAGNKGQMFTFAAHPLATAEVDTALGEREIPSIPPPAGVFIVYTIPPSTEYLWLSPKDIRQMKPGIRFREDYDVNILWTGGTLDITWDYPMPELIDSAYLVDAFTDFPNNFVKVKIGPGTSYSTDNSARTRFKVLVWYNGTTTSVEDDRQEQLSVYPNPSYDHIEVNGVREGSVIGVFDLNGALLSEMKAVADHLTLDTSGLVPGVYVLRVVAPDGSITFRTVVRQ from the coding sequence ATGTTACGACTCTCATCGTTCTTGACTGGACTCTTCTTTGCGGTCGGATCCAGTATGTGCTTTGCACAGACAGTTGAGTTCCCTATCTCATTCATCAACGTAAGCCCAGCTGGGAACAAAGGGCAAATGTTCACGTTCGCGGCACATCCGCTTGCAACAGCAGAGGTTGATACTGCACTTGGGGAACGAGAGATCCCATCAATCCCACCGCCTGCAGGGGTGTTTATTGTCTACACGATACCTCCTTCAACAGAATACCTCTGGCTCAGTCCAAAGGATATTCGACAGATGAAACCTGGGATCAGGTTTCGTGAAGACTATGATGTAAATATCCTGTGGACTGGTGGTACACTGGACATAACGTGGGACTATCCAATGCCGGAGTTGATCGACTCGGCATACCTTGTTGATGCGTTCACGGACTTTCCCAACAACTTCGTTAAGGTAAAGATCGGACCCGGAACGTCATACTCCACGGATAATTCAGCAAGAACCCGATTCAAGGTCTTGGTGTGGTATAATGGAACTACAACGAGCGTCGAAGATGATAGACAGGAACAGTTATCCGTCTATCCGAATCCGAGTTATGATCATATCGAAGTCAACGGTGTGCGCGAGGGATCCGTCATTGGAGTCTTCGATTTGAATGGGGCTCTTCTATCGGAGATGAAAGCTGTAGCAGATCATTTGACGCTCGACACCTCAGGTTTGGTACCCGGCGTCTATGTACTTCGAGTTGTAGCGCCGGACGGCAGCATCACATTTCGCACAGTTGTGCGTCAGTGA
- a CDS encoding A/G-specific adenine glycosylase, with translation MDHARSLLRWYRANGREFPWRTATVDPYVVLVSETMLQQTQASRVAEALPRFLERYPSIGSLAKAGNGEIIRQWKGMGYNSRAMRLRDAAKAVVRDHNGVIPSSPEILLSLPGVGPYTSAAVACFAFNKRVVVLDVNVRRVYSRLVKRQTYTTDVEPDEVLIPFATSVIPQRRSAQWHHAVMDLGATICTARAPRCTMCPLADLCPSNDVLLAATRSRKQEPEFRGEPQRIWRGRFIEVLRGRSPMYRSVLPDSLHSLHKAPYHLTKRSGSQRC, from the coding sequence ATGGATCATGCACGTTCGCTTCTGCGCTGGTACCGAGCCAATGGCCGGGAATTCCCGTGGCGAACGGCAACTGTAGATCCCTATGTGGTGCTTGTCTCGGAGACGATGCTGCAGCAAACACAGGCTTCGCGTGTTGCAGAGGCCTTGCCCCGATTTCTGGAACGATATCCATCGATCGGATCGCTTGCCAAGGCCGGTAACGGCGAGATCATCAGGCAGTGGAAGGGAATGGGCTACAACTCACGTGCAATGCGATTGCGAGATGCAGCAAAGGCTGTTGTCCGTGATCATAACGGAGTGATCCCGTCTTCTCCGGAGATCTTGCTGTCACTGCCCGGAGTAGGTCCGTATACGTCTGCGGCCGTGGCCTGTTTTGCGTTCAACAAGCGTGTGGTGGTACTCGATGTGAATGTGCGTCGGGTCTATTCGCGGCTTGTGAAACGTCAGACGTACACAACCGACGTAGAGCCCGACGAAGTACTGATCCCCTTTGCGACCTCCGTGATACCTCAACGCAGGTCGGCGCAATGGCATCATGCCGTGATGGATCTTGGTGCCACTATATGCACCGCTCGGGCCCCCCGGTGCACGATGTGTCCGCTCGCAGACCTCTGTCCATCAAATGATGTGCTGCTTGCTGCCACTCGCTCCCGAAAACAAGAACCGGAGTTTCGCGGAGAACCGCAGAGGATCTGGCGCGGCCGGTTCATCGAGGTGTTGAGGGGCAGAAGCCCCATGTATCGATCCGTCCTGCCAGACTCTTTACACTCGCTGCACAAAGCCCCCTATCATCTCACGAAGAGGAGTGGTTCACAGCGGTGTTGA